One region of Cryptosporidium parvum Iowa II chromosome 4, whole genome shotgun sequence genomic DNA includes:
- a CDS encoding ERCC4/XP-G-type excision repair nuclease, whose amino-acid sequence EKLLNAIKSEELSWIGLERHKKTLVVPLSDITEGEILAKLSNSSIYQDRYKEENDIQKIIVDIREFRSSLPYQLFCKGVKIIPMSLEIGDYVISRDVCIERKSLPDLVNSLSNGRLFTQLQWISKHYSTPVILIELNSLIEILNHQGMQQNFLPMKFNSCDIYLKLILLTRHFPNIKFIWSCNSSFSSLVILRIKKDREQPNLKDASTLNTGILKANDISIEKEKKSKGKKRKVSSDSTKSNYYATAFLRYLPGINAKNIKVLTSNFRSIKEIINTPLENLINHLGISFGTSLFRALHEGYSENINLR is encoded by the coding sequence GAAAAGCTCCTTAACGCAATAAAAAGTGAAGAACTCTCATGGATAGGTCTTGAAAGGCACAAAAAAACTTTAGTTGTGCCGTTAAGTGACATAACTGAAGGTGAAATATTAGCAAAGCTTAGCAACTCCTCAATTTATCAAGATCGgtataaagaagaaaatgatattcaaaaaataatcgTAGATATACGAGAATTTAGGTCATCTCTTCCATATCAGCTTTTTTGCAAAGGAGTTAAAATAATTCCTATGAGTTTAGAAATAGGAGATTACGTAATATCTCGCGATGTATGTATTGAACGGAAGTCACTACCTGACTTAGTCAACTCACTTAGTAATGGAAGGCTATTCACGCAATTGCAATGGATTTCAAAACATTATTCCACCCCTGTAATActaattgaattaaatagcttgatagaaatattaaatcatcaAGGGATGCAACAAAATTTTTTGCCAATGAAGTTTAATTCTTGCGacatttatttgaaattaattcttctaaCAAGGCATTTTcctaatattaaatttatttggagTTGCAATTCgtcattttcttcattagtTATTCTCCGCATCAAGAAAGATAGAGAGCAACCTAATCTAAAAGATGCTAGTACTTTGAATACTGGAATTCTTAAAGCAAATGatatttcaattgaaaaggaaaaaaaatctaaaggtaaaaaaagaaaagtatCCTCAGACTCAACCAAATCCAATTATTATGCAACTGCATTTCTAAGGTATCTACCTGGGATAAATgccaaaaatattaaagttcTTACCTCTAACTTTCGctcaattaaagaaataattaatacgCCATtggaaaatttaataaaccATTTAGGGATCTCATTTGGAACATCTCTTTTCAGAGCATTGCATGAGGGCTACTCggaaaatattaatctgagataa
- a CDS encoding RAD1, NH2 terminal ERCC4-like helicase domain, which produces MQLLPFQKSILNDINNHKSCLIILSKGLGIFNIIYNYLTNTEINSGNSIFILNLSVPEVDSFKLFVQNMDQKQHDKNKDKFTRNGSLLSSKLVAINSEMNLNKRKAFYSNGGIYIITSRILLTDLLSEKLDFSHIDGIILFNAESLNVRNWNDAFILQLFKSKNPNGFIKGISQRPEILNQGYFGPGITMRYLGATDLFLYPRNNTIVEESFKLTQKIKVIEKSVKATEYFYVIQKCIKILLEKGLHEILKFNPNIELTMYDLLYNSSKKLKNKIESLTQDLWYKMTSKHKQITKDIISLRNLLELLYLSDASEFFFCLECIRSSKLIDTSWMLTTEFETLYKVSRSRIFRINNEANNNSSGSETPFTLSLEVNPVYIQLIDIISNIGKELTDDDISTLLQENDLYVRLSVKKNQIELNSNLNSLGKNAETKTCDETIFVETDGIEYGLDQNEYSQINEKYVEICSNILNNNFVHKVPEYRVLLIIPDEFYLTIAEVEFLVLNGPQNFSAMKLIETLQNIEFDLASGVSNIITKIISSFGATTCTNSNEKLHSFNQLRDVLSKLIKNNSNLNYSYSSNDLIINSIPNLSVSENNDLNQIIKNDRINPKIIISHPSVNVQGKKTIVFLLKSN; this is translated from the coding sequence ATGCAGCTATTACCTTTTCAAAAATCAATACtaaatgatattaataatcaCAAGTCTTGCCTAATCATCCTAAGTAAAGGCCTTggtatttttaatatcatctACAACTACTTGACTAACACAGAAATCAATTCAGGgaattctatttttattttaaactTATCAGTACCTGAGGTTGATTCTTTTAAGCTGTTTGTGCAAAATATGGATCAAAAGCAAcatgataaaaataaagataaatttACGAGAAATGGTTCTCTTCTTTCTAGTAAACTTGTGGCTATTAATTcagaaatgaatttaaacaaaagaaaGGCATTTTATAGTAATGGTGGGATATATATTATCACTTCAAGAATCCTATTAACCGATCTATTATCAGAAAAGCTCGATTTTTCACATATAGATggtattatattatttaatgcaGAGAGCTTAAATGTTAGAAATTGGAATGATGCGTTTATTCtacaattatttaaaagcAAAAATCCAAATGGGTTCATTAAAGGAATTTCACAACGCCCAGAAATTCTAAATCAGGGATATTTTGGGCCCGGAATTACCATGAGATATTTAGGGGCAactgatttatttttataccCAAGAAATAATACTATTGTTGAAGAATCGTTTAAACTTACtcagaaaataaaagtaatagaAAAGTCAGTAAAGGCAACTGAATACTTTTATGTTATACAAAAGTgcattaaaatattattggaaaaagGGCTACAcgaaattttgaaatttaatCCAAACATTGAATTAACCATGTATGACTTGCTATATAACtcatcaaaaaaattaaaaaataaaattgagTCATTAACGCAAGATTTGTGGTATAAAATGACGTCTAAACACAAACAAATTACAAAGGATATTATATCTTTAAGAAATTTGCTTGAATTGCTATATTTATCAGATGCATctgaattctttttttgtttagAATGCATTCGATCATCAAAACTTATTGATACTTCTTGGATGTTAACTACAGAATTTGAAACTTTATATAAAGTATCAAGATCAAGAATATTTAGAATCAACAATGAagctaataataatagcagTGGATCTGAAACTCCTTTTACTCTTTCTCTTGAGGTTAATCCCgtatatattcaattaattgatattaTCTCAAATATTGGTAAAGAACTCActgatgatgatatttCTACTTTATTAcaagaaaatgatttatatGTTAGGCTTTCAgtcaaaaaaaatcaaattgaATTGAACTCTAACTTAAATTCTTTGGGAAAAAATGCTGAAACAAAAACTTGTGATGAAACCATTTTTGTAGAAACGGATGGTATCGAATATGGCCTGGATCAAAACGAATACTCgcaaataaatgaaaaatatgtGGAAATATGTTcgaatatattgaataataactttGTGCATAAAGTTCCAGAATATAGAGTTCTACTTATTATTCCTGATGAATTCTACCTTACAATTGCTGAAGTCGAATTTTTGGTACTAAATGGCCCACAAAATTTTTCTGCtatgaaattaattgaaacTTTACAAAATATCGAATTTGATTTAGCGTCTGGAGTGTCGAATATAATTAcgaaaataatatcttcttTTGGGGCTACAACCTGTACTAATTCTAATGAAAAACTTCATTCTTTTAATCAGCTTAGAGACGTATTATCAAaactaattaaaaataatagtaatcTAAATTACTCATACTCTtctaatgatttaataattaattctatcCCAAATTTGAGTGTatctgaaaataatgatttgaaccaaataatcaaaaacGACAGAATTAATCcaaaaataatcattagTCATCCGAGTGTTAATGTGCAAGGTAAGAAAACAATCgtttttcttctaaaatctaattaa
- a CDS encoding TPR repeat protein, with protein MPDKDKEIKVLKMQLDSNLSIAYLKLQDYPNAIHYANKALEYESNNLKALHHKCIALFELSEYKQCVECADIALKVEPNNVVFKKVRYNALLKQKQYISKSKKIVSCTI; from the coding sequence ATGCCAGACAAAGACAAGGAAATTAAGGTCTTGAAAATGCAATTGGACTCTAATCTATCTATTGCGTACTTGAAGCTCCAAGACTATCCAAACGCTATACACTATGCAAATAAGGCTCTGGAATATGAATCGAATAATTTGAAAGCATTACACCACAAATGTATAGCGCTATTCGAATTGAGCGAATATAAACAATGCGTTGAATGTGCGGATATAGCTTTGAAAGTTGAGCCCAACAATGTTGTGTTCAAAAAAGTTAGGTATAATGCTCTGTTAAAGCAAAAACAATACATTTCAAAAAGCAAAAAAATTGTAAGTTGCACaatttaa
- a CDS encoding RhoGAP domain containing protein with a Sec14D domain at the N-terminus — KSILSYEETRFIFYLGDDVLQRPVIMLVSCFLPPTVDELDKAMRYAVHYTKEFVRTEFIIIQCLTRTNILSDGSSNFLQQFYSLLPTEYKKNLKKVIMFHYGVSNRALLTITSSYMSPRFMRKLEYADSIRELYRFIPDISEEELLNRLPFIVKHDDAELLGLEAPALLSMSLLEQCICNGYNVPGYGKIPAVIVDFVQKLSKPDIVIIPNLFSLQTSADKLTSIIGEVDSGVPFRSADSDPSTLVSAFKLILNSLDEPLLGSETFHSIVRQCKSSGTHELAHSFYINFLKETISKLPDSSKLVIKFLVDFLHFVSTKSSINNMTAHKIAEILSPAFCRPNSMKNITMFQSIPPCVECITVLISDCQSIFNNILPDINSFDHLREVKENLRKKQLEEAEEEEEAEEVEGEEEEEEEEEEEGQPELLGTEDKDEVESEENN; from the coding sequence AAATCCATATTAAGCTATGAAGAAACGAggtttattttttatttaggAGATGATGTGCTTCAAAGGCCAGTAATAATGTTGGTATCTTGTTTTCTTCCTCCCACAGTAGATGAACTTGATAAGGCAATGAGATATGCAGTTCATTACACTAAAGAATTTGTGAGAACCgaatttattatcattcaATGTTTAACTAGAACAAATATTCTAAGTGATGGCAGCTCAAACTTTCTACAGCAATTTTATTCTCTATTGCCTAcagaatataaaaaaaatctaaaaaaagTGATAATGTTTCATTATGGTGTAAGTAATCGTGCATTATTAACGATTACAAGTTCTTACATGTCTCCGAGGTTTATGAGAAAGCTCGAGTATGCAGATTCAATAAGAGAATTATATCGCTTTATTCCTGACATTTCAGAAGAAGAGTTACTAAATAGACTACCTTTTATTGTTAAGCACGATGATGCAGAACTTCTAGGATTAGAGGCTCCGGCATTATTATCGATGAGCTTATTGGAGCAATGTATTTGTAATGGTTATAATGTTCCAGGATACGGTAAAATACCAGCCGTCATTGTTGATTTCGTCCAAAAGCTATCTAAACCTGACATTGTTATAATCCCAAATTTGTTTAGCTTACAAACATCTGCCGACAAACTTACTTCAATAATTGGAGAAGTTGATAGTGGAGTTCCATTCAGATCTGCTGATTCAGATCCATCTACCCTAGTGTCTGCATTTAAATTGATACTCAACTCTTTGGATGAGCCTTTACTGGGTTCGGAAACATTTCATTCAATTGTAAGGCAATGTAAAAGCTCAGGCACCCATGAATTAGCCCACAGCttctatattaatttccttAAGGAGACTATTTCAAAGTTACCAGATAGTTCAAAATTGGTAATAAAATTCTTAGTTGATTTCCTACATTTTGTTTCAACAAAGTCGAgcattaataatatgacAGCACATAAAATTGCTGAAATTTTATCCCCTGCATTTTGTAGACCTAATAGTATGAAAAACATTACGATGTTTCAATCCATTCCACCATGTGTCGAATGTATCACAGTACTTATTTCAGATTGCCAAAGTatttttaacaatattttacccgatattaattcatttgacCATCTGCGTGAAGTAAAAGAGAACCTCAGAAAGAAGCAACTTGAAGAGGctgaagaagaggaagaagcAGAAGAAGTAGAAggagaagaagaagaagaagaggaagaagaggaagaaggGCAACCAGAATTACTAGGAACCGAGGACAAAGACGAAGTTGAGAGTGAAGAAAACAACTGA